A region from the Benincasa hispida cultivar B227 chromosome 8, ASM972705v1, whole genome shotgun sequence genome encodes:
- the LOC120082613 gene encoding phospho-N-acetylmuramoyl-pentapeptide-transferase homolog isoform X2, translating to MLSYSQTLNLRLHNHHRRSRLFRWPPRFAKPVHKRNFIISSMTCFNADSYYGVKLRVSKVHNTRYHQPRRVTEVSAFDQDSFDFGIPSLDHFSDNEGTATGFGLPSSDGEDSDPDIILNPVSDVDLPTVSVQHNDALTVTAHRMAMLSRGRHKHKIRHGLFTNTGLMAFLMILLLYVDWCAWRTVRLPLGPFHLTGPFLISACLASCAGYLCVPLLYQLKAYQITRQERPVRHALKRKTPTMGGLFFVPIGIAVAKYFASFSSAEVSGASVATLAFFAIGLVDDILSLVKSQKYGLSAWIKLLLQVAVGIWFSFWLQDASISSPYSMKMLIPMPAPLGLVFLGKCYMWLTSFCFVSMGNGINQTDGLDGLAGGTAALAFIGMAIAVLPISSDLSIFGASMSGACVGFLLHNRFKASVFMGDTGSFALGGALAAMASCSGMFLPLFISSLVFVLETSSVILQYSKGGTSHL from the exons ATGCTCTCTTATTCTCAGACTTTGAATCTCCGTCTTCACAATCACCACCGTCGTTCAAGGCTCTTCCGATGGCCGCCGCGGTTCGCCAAACCCGTCCATAAAAGGAATTTCATCATTTCTTCGATGACGTGTTTCAATGCAGATTCGTATTACGGCGTCAAG CTAAGAGTGTCGAAGGTTCATAACACTCGATACCATCAACCACGTAGGGTGACTGAAGTTAGTGCCTTCGATCAG gattcatttgattttggtaTACCCTCGCTTGACCACTTCAGTGACAATGAGGGGACTGCTACTGGATTTGGGCTTCCATCCAGTGATGGTGAAGACAGCGATCCAGACATCATACTAAATCCAGTTTCAGATGTTGATTTGCCTACTGTATCCGTGCAACACAATGATGCATTGACAGTCACTGCTCACCGGATGGCAATGCTTAGTAGAGGACGTCATAAACACAA GATCAGGCACGGACTTTTTACAAATACCGGGCTGATGGCTTTCTTGATGATCCTTCTTCTCTATGTGGACTGGTGTGCATGGCGAACTGTTCGACTCCCTTTAGGACCATTTCACTTGACTGGCCCTTTTCTGATATCCGCCTGTTTAGCCTCTTGTGCAGGCTATTTATGTGTTCCATTGCTCTATCAACTTAAGGCTTACCAAATTACAAGGCAAGAAAGACCTGTTAGACACGCATTAAAGAGAAAGACGCCTACTATGGGTGGATTGTTTTTTGTGCCAATTGGTATAGCTGTTGCTAAATACTTTGCTAGTTTTTCTTCCGCTGAAGTTTCTGGAGCATCAGTGGCAACTTTAGCATTTTTTGCCATTGGGCTGGTAGACGATATCTTAAGCCTAGTCAAGAGTCAGAAGTATGGGTTATCTGCCTGGATCAAACTTTTGTTGCAG GTAGCTGTTGGAATCTGGTTTTCTTTTTGGCTCCAAGATGCAAGTATATCATCTCCTTACAGCAT GAAAATGTTGATCCCTATGCCggcacctcttggccttgtatTCCTTGGAAAATGCTATATGTGGTTGACATCATTTTGTTTTGTCTCTATGGGGAATGGAATAAATCAGACGGATGGTCTTGATGGACTAGCTGGTGGGACTGCGGCCTTGGCTTTCATTGGGATGGCTATTGCGGTGCTTCCAATATCTTCTG ACCTTTCCATATTTGGAGCATCAATGTCTGGAGCTTGTGTTGGTTTTCTTTTGCACAACCGATTTAAGGCCTCTGTATTTATGGGTGATACTGGATCCTTTGCACTCGGTGGAGCATTAGCTGCAATGGCTTCCTGCAGTGGAATGTTTCTCCCACTATTCATTTCTTCTCTAGTTTTTGTATTAGAAACATCATCCGTTATCTTGCAG TATTCAAAGGGAGGAACTTCTCACTTATAA
- the LOC120082613 gene encoding phospho-N-acetylmuramoyl-pentapeptide-transferase homolog isoform X1, whose amino-acid sequence MLSYSQTLNLRLHNHHRRSRLFRWPPRFAKPVHKRNFIISSMTCFNADSYYGVKLRVSKVHNTRYHQPRRVTEVSAFDQDSFDFGIPSLDHFSDNEGTATGFGLPSSDGEDSDPDIILNPVSDVDLPTVSVQHNDALTVTAHRMAMLSRGRHKHKIRHGLFTNTGLMAFLMILLLYVDWCAWRTVRLPLGPFHLTGPFLISACLASCAGYLCVPLLYQLKAYQITRQERPVRHALKRKTPTMGGLFFVPIGIAVAKYFASFSSAEVSGASVATLAFFAIGLVDDILSLVKSQKYGLSAWIKLLLQVAVGIWFSFWLQDASISSPYSMKMLIPMPAPLGLVFLGKCYMWLTSFCFVSMGNGINQTDGLDGLAGGTAALAFIGMAIAVLPISSDLSIFGASMSGACVGFLLHNRFKASVFMGDTGSFALGGALAAMASCSGMFLPLFISSLVFVLETSSVILQVVYFKMTKKFQGVGRRMFKMVPFHHHLELCGIKEPFIVAGAYTVSSILALVAGYIGLISA is encoded by the exons ATGCTCTCTTATTCTCAGACTTTGAATCTCCGTCTTCACAATCACCACCGTCGTTCAAGGCTCTTCCGATGGCCGCCGCGGTTCGCCAAACCCGTCCATAAAAGGAATTTCATCATTTCTTCGATGACGTGTTTCAATGCAGATTCGTATTACGGCGTCAAG CTAAGAGTGTCGAAGGTTCATAACACTCGATACCATCAACCACGTAGGGTGACTGAAGTTAGTGCCTTCGATCAG gattcatttgattttggtaTACCCTCGCTTGACCACTTCAGTGACAATGAGGGGACTGCTACTGGATTTGGGCTTCCATCCAGTGATGGTGAAGACAGCGATCCAGACATCATACTAAATCCAGTTTCAGATGTTGATTTGCCTACTGTATCCGTGCAACACAATGATGCATTGACAGTCACTGCTCACCGGATGGCAATGCTTAGTAGAGGACGTCATAAACACAA GATCAGGCACGGACTTTTTACAAATACCGGGCTGATGGCTTTCTTGATGATCCTTCTTCTCTATGTGGACTGGTGTGCATGGCGAACTGTTCGACTCCCTTTAGGACCATTTCACTTGACTGGCCCTTTTCTGATATCCGCCTGTTTAGCCTCTTGTGCAGGCTATTTATGTGTTCCATTGCTCTATCAACTTAAGGCTTACCAAATTACAAGGCAAGAAAGACCTGTTAGACACGCATTAAAGAGAAAGACGCCTACTATGGGTGGATTGTTTTTTGTGCCAATTGGTATAGCTGTTGCTAAATACTTTGCTAGTTTTTCTTCCGCTGAAGTTTCTGGAGCATCAGTGGCAACTTTAGCATTTTTTGCCATTGGGCTGGTAGACGATATCTTAAGCCTAGTCAAGAGTCAGAAGTATGGGTTATCTGCCTGGATCAAACTTTTGTTGCAG GTAGCTGTTGGAATCTGGTTTTCTTTTTGGCTCCAAGATGCAAGTATATCATCTCCTTACAGCAT GAAAATGTTGATCCCTATGCCggcacctcttggccttgtatTCCTTGGAAAATGCTATATGTGGTTGACATCATTTTGTTTTGTCTCTATGGGGAATGGAATAAATCAGACGGATGGTCTTGATGGACTAGCTGGTGGGACTGCGGCCTTGGCTTTCATTGGGATGGCTATTGCGGTGCTTCCAATATCTTCTG ACCTTTCCATATTTGGAGCATCAATGTCTGGAGCTTGTGTTGGTTTTCTTTTGCACAACCGATTTAAGGCCTCTGTATTTATGGGTGATACTGGATCCTTTGCACTCGGTGGAGCATTAGCTGCAATGGCTTCCTGCAGTGGAATGTTTCTCCCACTATTCATTTCTTCTCTAGTTTTTGTATTAGAAACATCATCCGTTATCTTGCAG GTAGTATACTTCAAGATGACAAAAAAGTTCCAGGGAGTTGGGCGTCGCATGTTTAAAATGGTGCCATTTCATCATCACTTGGAGTTATGTGGCATCAAAGAACCATTCATCGTTGCTGGGGCCTATACTGTATCCTCCATATTGG